A stretch of the Filimonas lacunae genome encodes the following:
- a CDS encoding MFS transporter produces MEAGISAEENPIQLRFTLASFAALTFIGYFTIGLALAVLPVFIHQQLGFNAMIAGAVISIQYVTTFLMRGYAGNLVDKKGPKPAVMLGMAGFTVSGLVLIAAIMVKHIPTLSLSLLVITRLVTGFGEGLIGASPINWAILTVGDKHTSRAISFNGIASYGALAIGASLGVAISNSLGMTNIGIFIFVTGLGGYFYSKSKKPLQGNTDAPREAFLQVLKKVSVYGICLALGGVGFGTISTFITLYYAYLNWTNAVLCLSVFSTLFILARVVFGSTIDKYGGMRIALACLSLETVGLLLIWLASTPFAALAGAGITGLGFSLVFPALGVEAVKRVPPANKGAALGGYGLFIDISLGITGPMIGAVASHWGMQYIFPFSMGVVFTGLLLAIFVYNQRHRSIV; encoded by the coding sequence ATGGAGGCAGGAATCAGTGCAGAAGAAAATCCAATCCAGTTACGTTTTACATTAGCATCCTTTGCAGCCCTCACTTTTATCGGCTATTTCACTATCGGTCTGGCGCTAGCGGTGTTACCCGTGTTCATTCACCAGCAATTAGGCTTTAATGCCATGATAGCGGGCGCAGTAATAAGCATACAATATGTAACCACCTTTCTCATGCGCGGATATGCCGGTAACCTGGTAGATAAAAAAGGGCCTAAACCTGCTGTAATGCTGGGCATGGCAGGCTTTACCGTAAGCGGCCTTGTGTTAATAGCAGCCATTATGGTAAAACACATTCCCACGTTAAGTTTGTCTTTACTGGTAATTACCCGGTTAGTAACAGGTTTTGGCGAAGGCCTTATTGGCGCCAGCCCTATTAACTGGGCCATTTTAACGGTAGGTGATAAACACACCAGCCGGGCTATTTCTTTTAATGGTATAGCCAGCTACGGTGCCCTGGCTATCGGTGCTTCACTGGGTGTTGCTATCAGCAACAGCCTTGGCATGACCAACATAGGTATCTTCATTTTTGTAACCGGCCTGGGGGGCTACTTTTACAGCAAAAGTAAAAAGCCATTACAGGGCAACACCGATGCTCCACGCGAAGCATTTTTGCAGGTGCTGAAAAAAGTGTCGGTCTATGGCATTTGCCTGGCGTTGGGTGGTGTGGGCTTTGGTACTATTTCTACTTTTATCACACTCTATTACGCTTATCTTAATTGGACCAATGCTGTGCTTTGCCTTTCTGTATTCAGCACGTTGTTTATCCTGGCCCGTGTGGTGTTTGGAAGTACCATAGACAAATACGGCGGTATGCGCATAGCCCTTGCCTGCCTTTCGCTGGAAACCGTGGGGCTATTACTGATATGGCTTGCCAGTACCCCTTTTGCCGCATTGGCGGGTGCAGGCATTACCGGTTTGGGCTTTTCGCTGGTGTTTCCAGCCCTGGGCGTAGAAGCAGTAAAAAGAGTTCCGCCTGCTAACAAAGGCGCAGCATTGGGCGGCTATGGTTTGTTTATTGATATATCGCTGGGTATTACCGGCCCTATGATTGGCGCTGTGGCCAGCCACTGGGGTATGCAATACATTTTTCCCTTTAGTATGGGAGTAGTATTTACAGGATTGCTGCTGGCTATATTCGTATATAACCAGCGGCACCGCAGTATAGTATAA
- a CDS encoding SPFH domain-containing protein: MGLFDKIRNEFIDIIEWVDNTNDTIVWKFPRYQNEIKMNAKLTVRESQLAVFMNEGVIADVFKPGMYTLTTQNLPILSTLKGWKYGFDSPYKADVFFVSTRQFTNQKWGTRNPVMLRDAEFGPVRLRAFGSFAFRVQSAEIFLKEIAATNPEFSVDGINEQLRNLAITRGIDAIAQAKIPVLDLAANYDEVSALITDKIKPEFTELGLELTKFLIENISLPPEVEAALDKRSSMGIVGNLGAYAQFQAANAMEQAATNPNGGGLAGAGLGAGVGMAIGGQLGNVFQQNQFQGNDGPPPIPQAVPFFAAINGQQAGPYTMEQLNQLIAAGTVNQQTQFWKKGMASWAPANTIPELAALFNNVPPPLPAV, from the coding sequence ATGGGACTTTTTGACAAAATCAGGAACGAGTTTATTGACATTATTGAGTGGGTGGATAACACCAACGACACTATCGTATGGAAGTTTCCGCGCTACCAGAATGAAATTAAAATGAATGCAAAGCTTACTGTGCGCGAATCGCAGCTGGCTGTATTTATGAACGAAGGGGTGATTGCAGATGTTTTTAAACCCGGCATGTACACGCTTACCACCCAAAACCTGCCTATTCTTTCTACGCTGAAAGGATGGAAATATGGTTTTGATAGTCCCTACAAAGCGGATGTGTTTTTTGTAAGCACCCGGCAGTTTACCAACCAGAAATGGGGCACCCGCAATCCGGTAATGCTGCGCGATGCAGAGTTTGGCCCGGTACGTTTGCGTGCATTTGGCTCTTTTGCTTTTCGTGTGCAAAGCGCCGAAATCTTTTTAAAAGAGATTGCAGCCACCAACCCTGAATTTTCGGTAGATGGCATTAACGAGCAATTACGCAACCTGGCCATTACCCGTGGCATAGATGCTATTGCACAAGCTAAAATTCCGGTGCTGGACCTGGCCGCGAATTACGATGAAGTATCTGCACTGATTACCGATAAAATAAAACCTGAGTTTACCGAGCTGGGGCTTGAGTTAACCAAGTTTTTAATTGAAAACATTTCTTTACCTCCTGAGGTAGAAGCTGCATTGGATAAACGCAGCAGCATGGGCATTGTAGGTAACCTGGGTGCTTATGCACAGTTTCAGGCAGCCAATGCCATGGAGCAGGCAGCTACCAACCCTAACGGTGGTGGTTTAGCCGGTGCGGGACTGGGCGCAGGTGTAGGTATGGCTATAGGTGGGCAGTTAGGCAATGTATTCCAGCAAAACCAGTTTCAGGGTAATGATGGTCCGCCTCCTATTCCACAGGCTGTACCATTTTTTGCCGCCATCAATGGCCAGCAGGCAGGCCCATATACCATGGAACAATTAAACCAACTGATAGCAGCAGGTACTGTTAACCAGCAAACACAGTTCTGGAAAAAAGGCATGGCCAGCTGGGCACCTGCCAATACTATTCCCGAACTGGCAGCCTTATTCAACAACGTTCCACCACCTTTACCAGCTGTTTAA
- a CDS encoding zinc finger domain-containing protein, translating into MPQAEQPATLNTSLQCESCGATLHFAPGTHQLKCTYCGATNDIPYDTGALTIVSYDYEAFIESVRNNNNAHVERVVSCKNCGAATTLPPEVNSENCTFCASPLVLNEAANQQIVSPHYVLPFQVTQTDAVKAFRTWLTKLWFAPNDLAKMATNESSKFKGMYLPHWSYDADTTTDYDGERGDYYYTTETYTETVNGKTETRTRQVRHTRWHYVSGTVYNQFTDIIVAASQSLPPKVSNRLEPWHMNQLVRYNEQYVSGFRSELYQVTAENGLTEAKRRMDGVIRNTIEHDIGGDEQRIGSYQALYENLALKYLLLPVWISAYKYNNKLYHFTVNASTGEVVGERPYSAAKIALAVLAAIGIIIFIAYCFSNSSN; encoded by the coding sequence ATGCCACAGGCCGAACAACCTGCTACCCTCAATACCTCGCTGCAATGCGAGAGCTGTGGCGCCACATTACATTTTGCACCTGGCACCCACCAGCTGAAATGTACCTATTGCGGCGCCACCAACGATATTCCGTACGACACAGGCGCTTTGACTATAGTATCGTACGATTATGAAGCGTTTATTGAAAGCGTACGCAACAACAACAATGCGCACGTAGAACGAGTGGTCAGCTGTAAAAACTGCGGCGCCGCTACCACTTTGCCACCAGAGGTAAACTCTGAGAATTGTACCTTCTGCGCAAGTCCCCTGGTGCTCAATGAAGCAGCTAACCAGCAAATTGTTAGCCCACACTACGTGCTCCCCTTCCAGGTAACACAAACCGATGCTGTCAAGGCTTTTCGAACTTGGTTAACCAAACTATGGTTTGCCCCGAACGATCTGGCCAAAATGGCCACCAATGAGAGTAGTAAGTTTAAAGGAATGTACCTGCCACACTGGAGCTACGATGCGGACACAACTACCGACTACGATGGCGAGCGGGGCGATTATTACTATACCACAGAAACGTATACCGAAACTGTGAACGGAAAAACGGAAACACGCACCCGCCAGGTACGACACACCCGTTGGCATTATGTAAGCGGCACAGTATATAACCAGTTTACTGATATTATTGTAGCAGCAAGCCAGTCACTACCGCCCAAAGTATCTAACAGGCTGGAGCCCTGGCACATGAACCAGCTCGTTCGTTACAACGAACAATATGTGAGTGGTTTTCGCTCTGAGCTATACCAGGTTACCGCCGAAAATGGTTTAACAGAAGCCAAAAGAAGAATGGATGGTGTTATCAGAAACACCATAGAACATGATATTGGCGGTGATGAGCAACGCATAGGCAGTTACCAGGCATTGTACGAAAATCTGGCACTCAAATACCTGTTATTACCGGTATGGATCAGCGCTTATAAATACAACAATAAACTGTATCATTTTACTGTAAATGCCAGCACAGGCGAAGTAGTGGGCGAGCGCCCTTACAGTGCTGCCAAAATAGCGCTGGCAGTGTTAGCTGCTATAGGCATTATCATTTTCATAGCATATTGCTTCAGCAATAGTAGTAATTAA
- a CDS encoding SDR family oxidoreductase: MNTLNNKVAVVTGGTSGIGLATAKEFLVQGAQVVITGRSKQSVEAIAAEIGATGIATDQSNPGDIDNLATQLQKSFGKVDILFLNAGVAEFSSVATATEEHFDKVVNANVKGVYFTVQKLLPLLSDGGSVIFNTSVNASIGMPDSSVYSLSKGAILSFNRVLATELAPRKIRVNAVSPGPVATPLYNKLGLTQEQVSGFSEALGQKLLLQRFGQAEEIAKTVRFLASDDAAFITGTELIADGGLTVLH; the protein is encoded by the coding sequence ATGAACACACTTAACAACAAAGTTGCCGTAGTTACAGGAGGTACCAGCGGTATTGGTTTAGCCACTGCAAAAGAGTTTTTAGTGCAAGGTGCACAGGTAGTAATTACCGGCCGTAGCAAACAGTCAGTAGAAGCAATAGCTGCAGAAATTGGTGCCACCGGCATCGCCACCGATCAAAGTAACCCGGGCGATATAGACAATCTGGCAACCCAACTACAAAAAAGCTTTGGTAAAGTAGATATCCTGTTCTTGAATGCAGGCGTGGCCGAATTCAGTTCTGTTGCCACTGCCACAGAAGAGCATTTTGACAAAGTGGTAAATGCCAATGTAAAAGGCGTATACTTTACCGTACAAAAATTGTTGCCACTGCTTAGCGATGGCGGTTCTGTCATCTTCAACACTTCTGTAAATGCTTCTATAGGTATGCCCGATTCCAGTGTATACTCTTTAAGCAAAGGCGCTATTTTATCATTTAACAGGGTGCTGGCAACAGAATTGGCTCCACGCAAAATACGTGTGAACGCTGTATCACCCGGTCCCGTTGCTACTCCTTTATACAACAAGCTGGGTTTAACGCAGGAACAAGTGAGCGGCTTTAGTGAAGCACTTGGTCAGAAATTATTATTACAACGTTTTGGACAGGCCGAAGAAATAGCCAAAACTGTACGATTCCTGGCTTCTGATGACGCTGCTTTTATCACCGGTACAGAGTTGATAGCAGATGGTGGCTTAACTGTATTACATTGA
- a CDS encoding TetR/AcrR family transcriptional regulator encodes MARSKAFDENEVLDKAVNLFWSKGYNGTSAQDLVDSLGLSRSSLYDTFSDKRTLFIKALQHYRTKMGGAALQMIKQSDNPAQTIKELFKMVINDSCNPEIPKGCFIINSMVELAPSDPEVAAIVNGNAQDMEDAFYQAVKKGQESGQFSTKSNPRAVARLLFNTLSGMRVAARSGMDKKSLDDIVKSQLTLLS; translated from the coding sequence ATGGCAAGATCAAAGGCGTTTGACGAAAATGAAGTGCTGGATAAAGCAGTAAACCTCTTCTGGTCCAAAGGATACAACGGAACTTCTGCCCAGGACCTGGTAGATAGCCTGGGTTTAAGCCGGTCCAGCTTATACGATACGTTCAGCGATAAAAGAACACTGTTTATAAAAGCCTTACAGCACTATCGCACTAAAATGGGCGGCGCCGCATTGCAAATGATTAAACAATCGGATAATCCGGCGCAAACCATTAAGGAGCTTTTTAAAATGGTGATCAACGATAGTTGTAATCCCGAAATTCCTAAAGGCTGTTTTATCATCAATAGCATGGTAGAACTAGCCCCTTCCGACCCGGAAGTAGCGGCCATTGTAAATGGCAATGCACAGGACATGGAAGACGCATTTTACCAGGCTGTAAAAAAAGGACAGGAATCGGGACAGTTTTCTACCAAAAGTAATCCCAGAGCAGTGGCACGCCTGCTGTTCAATACCCTGTCGGGTATGCGCGTAGCTGCCAGATCGGGCATGGACAAAAAAAGCCTGGATGATATTGTGAAAAGCCAACTGACATTGTTAAGTTAA
- a CDS encoding fatty acid desaturase, producing MFYHLEHHLFPAVPTIKLPELAKRIDEALPELEKKQTF from the coding sequence ATGTTCTATCACCTGGAACATCACTTGTTTCCGGCGGTACCTACTATTAAGTTGCCGGAACTGGCTAAACGGATAGATGAGGCTTTGCCCGAATTAGAAAAGAAGCAGACCTTTTAG
- a CDS encoding DUF4442 domain-containing protein, producing the protein MTNAVTAKKKFAQLATNRFKFSLYLLSKLPAAFFSGVSVISLHDNTCSVKVPYKWFSQNPFRSTYFACLAMAAELSTGMLAMLQVKGVEQPVSMLVLEMKAAFHKKATGNTVFTCLDGELLAEMVNKAVTTQQPQTCIVTSVGLNDKGEEVAVFTITWTFKAKA; encoded by the coding sequence ATGACGAATGCTGTAACTGCTAAGAAGAAATTTGCACAATTAGCCACCAACCGGTTCAAATTTTCACTATACCTGTTAAGTAAGCTGCCTGCAGCCTTTTTTTCAGGGGTAAGCGTTATTTCGTTGCATGATAACACCTGTAGTGTAAAAGTGCCTTATAAGTGGTTTTCGCAAAACCCTTTTCGCAGCACTTATTTTGCCTGCCTGGCCATGGCTGCAGAGTTAAGCACTGGTATGCTGGCTATGTTGCAGGTAAAAGGAGTGGAGCAACCTGTTTCTATGCTGGTGCTGGAAATGAAAGCGGCCTTTCATAAAAAAGCGACGGGAAATACAGTGTTTACCTGCCTGGATGGTGAATTACTTGCAGAGATGGTGAATAAAGCGGTAACAACACAGCAACCACAAACCTGTATAGTAACCTCGGTAGGGTTAAACGATAAAGGAGAGGAGGTTGCTGTATTTACTATTACCTGGACATTTAAAGCCAAAGCTTAA